A region from the Malus domestica chromosome 07, GDT2T_hap1 genome encodes:
- the LOC103438801 gene encoding uncharacterized protein isoform X2: MRLEAADQSIGRNLSPRGLPGDVGLSQRTDSVERRDYGWHLGRGRTDRVRRRSRSRSPLQPFGDMRKRPHFDEGVGVLPRNYSPPLLAPVPVELQHRPGLAEPAIYSVNDVSNSRRVYGSENNDSRISNEELNGSRLSVGGTHEALSKKSMHVEDGAVRGSEPALIQDNTVLGTYWPPPDLHPVTTPAEGSEHLPSSSRTMNVRHFQQERPQYMDPVALDRLPVTESYKGEKHIFPSRDGLYPMMSSALNTDFHARTSTDIRSDFQDSYRGGHHLPSMDEFSSSSRKFIESSSINAYRQRPPADYSRDPDSGKRSLAIYQSYSPTRGEHDDYYFPKSRGMPVDDRGYPSDDLHKMMPPRPQLDYDHTRMVYEHQNLSRPSIMNPVMDRMDDTEGFSGNSRKGIMMNNPTLQGQSLIDYPDSRRVSETSKHGAEYLGSGRTHVNLGRRNPQDYELSHFRASQDFQFAHPKEDYGFERDVNMKYQDRLSPVSKYESEMRGHPAGMQIMRDRMLKRNYATEEHMSTHNPRTIMSSKWTSSEFQDLYDSGEEWNDGDVGSFCTSASAGFDHDRYSKAKRVFVGRRHDEYEYDDWLPSQHSFENAQRHSVRFYKQGDRYIKGHQKSGPLSRHKPRHTDIKSGVHKQHRVWKRHDSYLEDVHASDGTDVDLSENGLSSAGPEPSEDSEEFMQMVNEAFLTFSKKLNMNSAVRRRYKEQGKAGTLFCIVCGRSLSKEFMDTQRLVTHAYMSHKVGLRAQHLGLLKAVCVLLGWSTIVPPDTVTWVPQVLPKAEALAQKEDLILWPPVIVVHNISMSDNNPECWKVVSMEALEAFLRSNGLIKGRIKICLGKPADQSVLVVKFLGTFTGLGDAERIQKHFAEHKRGRVDFERATSSNGKIVEAAMQGDNPEERFLYGYMGIVEDLDKVDFHTRSWTVIKSKKEIQDLANAPVKPGER; the protein is encoded by the exons ATGCGACTCGAGGCGGCTGATCAGTCTATTGGGAGGAATTTGAGCCCTCGGGGATTGCCAGGGGATGTGGGTTTGAGTCAAAGGACTGATTCTGTTGAAAGGAGGGACTATGGTTGGCATTTGGGTCGTGGAAGGACTGATCGGGTGAGGCGGAGGTCAAGATCCAGGTCACCACTGCAGCCTTTTGGTGACATGCGGAAAAGGCCACATTTTGATGAGGGAGTCGGGGTTTTGCCTAGGAATTATTCGCCACCTCTACTTGCACCTGTTCCTGTGGAGTTGCAACACAGACCTGGATTGGCTGAGCCTGCAATATATAGTGTGAATGACGTTTCAAATAGTAGACGAGTTTACGGGTCTGAGAATAATGACTCTAGAATCAGTAATGAGGAATTGAATGGAAGCAGATTGTCAGTTGGCGGTACACATGAGGCATTGAGTAAAAAATCAATGCATGTGGAAGATGGTGCGGTAAGAGGATCAGAACCCGCACTTATCCAAGATAACACTGTACTAGGAACATATTGGCCACCTCCGGACCTGCATCCTGTGACAACCCCTGCAGAAGGCAGTGAACACCTACCATCATCATCACGGACTATGAATGTACGCCACTTTCAGCAAGAAAGGCCTCAGTACATGGATCCTGTTGCTTTGGATAGATTACCAGTGACAGAATCCTACAAAGGAGAGAAACACATTTTTCCTTCAAGGGATGGTTTGTACCCAATGATGTCAAGTGCTCTTAATACGGATTTTCATGCTAGAACCTCCACAGACATAAGGAGTGACTTTCAAGATTCCTACCGAGGTGGCCATCACTTACCTTCTATGGATGAGTTTTCAAGTAGCAGCCGGAAGTTTATAGAGTCCTCGAGCATTAATGCATATAGGCAAAGGCCACCAGCAGATTATTCTAGAGATCCTGATTCTGGCAAAAGGAGTCTGGCAATTTACCAGAGTTATAGTCCTACTAGAGGTGAGCATGATGATTATTATTTTCCCAAATCAAGGGGAATGCCAGTTGATGATCGCGGATATCCATCTGATGACTTACATAAAATGATGCCTCCACGACCTCAACTTGACTATGATCATACTCGAATGGTTTATGAGCATCAAAATTTGTCAAGACCTAGTATTATGAACCCTGTTATGGATAGAATGGATGATACTGAGGGATTTTCTGGAAATTCAAGAAAGGGCATTATGATGAATAATCCTACTTTGCAAGGGCAATCTTTAATAGACTACCCTGATTCAAGAAGAGTATCAGAGACATCAAAGCACGGTGCAGAATATTTGGGTTCAGGACGCACACATGTCAATTTAGGAAGGAGAAATCCACAAGATTATGAACTATCCCATTTCAGGGCATCCCAAGATTTTCAGTTCGCACATCCAAAAGAAGATTATGGTTTTGAAAGAGATGTGAATATGAAGTATCAGGACAGGCTGTCTCCTGTATCAAAATATGAGTCAGAAATGCGTGGACATCCTGCTGGAATGCAGATTATGAGAGATAGGATGCTCAAAAGAAACTATGCTACTGAAGAACATATGAGTACACATAATCCTAGAACTATTATGTCTAGTAAGTGGACATCTAGTGAATTCCAAGATTTATATGATAGTGGTGAAGAGTGGAATGATGGAGATGTAGGCAGTTTCTGTACATCTGCATCAGCTGGATTTGATCATGATAGATACAGTAAGGCTAAGAGGGTATTTGTTGGGCGCCGTCAtgatgaatatgaatatgatgATTGGTTGCCATCTCAACACTCTTTTGAAAATGCGCAAAGGCATTCAGTCAGATTCTATAAACAAGGTGATCGATATATCAAGGGTCATCAAAAGTCTGGTCCATTAAGTAGGCATAAGCCGCGCCACACTGATATAAAAAGTGGTGTTCACAAACAGCACCGAGTTTGGAAAAGACATGATAGTTATTTAGAAGATGTCCATGCAAGTGATGGTACTGATGTTGATTTATCAGAAAATGGGCTGAGCTCTGCAGGTCCTGAGCCATCCGAGGACTCTGAGGAGTTTATGCAAATGGTAAATGAAGCCTTTTTAACATTTTCTAAAAAGCTAAATATGAACTCGGCTGTTCGAAGAAGATACAAGGAACAAGGAAAGGCTGGAACTTTGTTCTGCATCGTATGTGGCCGAAG CTTGTCGAAGGAGTTCATGGACACTCAGCGCCTGGTAACACATGCATATATGTCTCACAAAGTTGGGCTGAGGGCACAGCACTTGGGTCTTCTAAAAGCAGTTTGTGTTCTGTTGGGATGGAGTACCATTGTCCCCCCTGACACGGTCACTTGGGTTCCCCAGGTCCTGCCCAAGGCAGAAGCTTTGGCTCAGAAGGAAGATTTGATTCTCTGGCCTCCTGTAATTGTTGTCCACAATATTTCTATGTCCGACAACAATCCTGAATGTTGGAAGGTTGTATCCATGGAGGCGCTCGAGGCTTTTCTAAGAA GTAACGGTTTAATCAAGGGAAGAATCAAGATTTGCCTGGGCAAGCCTGCTGACCAAAGTGTTTTGGTGGTGAAGTTCTTGGGAACGTTTACTGGGCTTGGGGACGCGGAGAGGATTCAGAAGCATTTTGCAGAGCATAAGCGTGGCAGAGTAGATTTTGAGCGAGCAACATCCTCGAATGGCAAAATTGTGGAAGCAGCAATGCAGGGAGACAACCCGGAGGAGCGATTTCTATATGGGTATATGGGCATCGTAGAGGACTTGGATAAAGTGGATTTCCATACCAGGAGCTGGACTGTGATAAAGAGCAAGAAGGAGATTCAGGACCTGGCCAATGCTCCCGTCAAACCTGGTGAGAGGTAG
- the LOC103438801 gene encoding uncharacterized protein isoform X1 has product MHSGKHENFNKKSPASRLHAPHRFELGPDPYSNSGRRSNMRLEAADQSIGRNLSPRGLPGDVGLSQRTDSVERRDYGWHLGRGRTDRVRRRSRSRSPLQPFGDMRKRPHFDEGVGVLPRNYSPPLLAPVPVELQHRPGLAEPAIYSVNDVSNSRRVYGSENNDSRISNEELNGSRLSVGGTHEALSKKSMHVEDGAVRGSEPALIQDNTVLGTYWPPPDLHPVTTPAEGSEHLPSSSRTMNVRHFQQERPQYMDPVALDRLPVTESYKGEKHIFPSRDGLYPMMSSALNTDFHARTSTDIRSDFQDSYRGGHHLPSMDEFSSSSRKFIESSSINAYRQRPPADYSRDPDSGKRSLAIYQSYSPTRGEHDDYYFPKSRGMPVDDRGYPSDDLHKMMPPRPQLDYDHTRMVYEHQNLSRPSIMNPVMDRMDDTEGFSGNSRKGIMMNNPTLQGQSLIDYPDSRRVSETSKHGAEYLGSGRTHVNLGRRNPQDYELSHFRASQDFQFAHPKEDYGFERDVNMKYQDRLSPVSKYESEMRGHPAGMQIMRDRMLKRNYATEEHMSTHNPRTIMSSKWTSSEFQDLYDSGEEWNDGDVGSFCTSASAGFDHDRYSKAKRVFVGRRHDEYEYDDWLPSQHSFENAQRHSVRFYKQGDRYIKGHQKSGPLSRHKPRHTDIKSGVHKQHRVWKRHDSYLEDVHASDGTDVDLSENGLSSAGPEPSEDSEEFMQMVNEAFLTFSKKLNMNSAVRRRYKEQGKAGTLFCIVCGRSLSKEFMDTQRLVTHAYMSHKVGLRAQHLGLLKAVCVLLGWSTIVPPDTVTWVPQVLPKAEALAQKEDLILWPPVIVVHNISMSDNNPECWKVVSMEALEAFLRSNGLIKGRIKICLGKPADQSVLVVKFLGTFTGLGDAERIQKHFAEHKRGRVDFERATSSNGKIVEAAMQGDNPEERFLYGYMGIVEDLDKVDFHTRSWTVIKSKKEIQDLANAPVKPGER; this is encoded by the exons ATGCATTCTGGGAAGCatgaaaatttcaataaaaaatctcCAGCTTCTAGATTACATGCCCCCCACCGATTTGAATTGGGTCCTGACCCGTATAGTAATAGTGGTAGGAGGAGTAATATGCGACTCGAGGCGGCTGATCAGTCTATTGGGAGGAATTTGAGCCCTCGGGGATTGCCAGGGGATGTGGGTTTGAGTCAAAGGACTGATTCTGTTGAAAGGAGGGACTATGGTTGGCATTTGGGTCGTGGAAGGACTGATCGGGTGAGGCGGAGGTCAAGATCCAGGTCACCACTGCAGCCTTTTGGTGACATGCGGAAAAGGCCACATTTTGATGAGGGAGTCGGGGTTTTGCCTAGGAATTATTCGCCACCTCTACTTGCACCTGTTCCTGTGGAGTTGCAACACAGACCTGGATTGGCTGAGCCTGCAATATATAGTGTGAATGACGTTTCAAATAGTAGACGAGTTTACGGGTCTGAGAATAATGACTCTAGAATCAGTAATGAGGAATTGAATGGAAGCAGATTGTCAGTTGGCGGTACACATGAGGCATTGAGTAAAAAATCAATGCATGTGGAAGATGGTGCGGTAAGAGGATCAGAACCCGCACTTATCCAAGATAACACTGTACTAGGAACATATTGGCCACCTCCGGACCTGCATCCTGTGACAACCCCTGCAGAAGGCAGTGAACACCTACCATCATCATCACGGACTATGAATGTACGCCACTTTCAGCAAGAAAGGCCTCAGTACATGGATCCTGTTGCTTTGGATAGATTACCAGTGACAGAATCCTACAAAGGAGAGAAACACATTTTTCCTTCAAGGGATGGTTTGTACCCAATGATGTCAAGTGCTCTTAATACGGATTTTCATGCTAGAACCTCCACAGACATAAGGAGTGACTTTCAAGATTCCTACCGAGGTGGCCATCACTTACCTTCTATGGATGAGTTTTCAAGTAGCAGCCGGAAGTTTATAGAGTCCTCGAGCATTAATGCATATAGGCAAAGGCCACCAGCAGATTATTCTAGAGATCCTGATTCTGGCAAAAGGAGTCTGGCAATTTACCAGAGTTATAGTCCTACTAGAGGTGAGCATGATGATTATTATTTTCCCAAATCAAGGGGAATGCCAGTTGATGATCGCGGATATCCATCTGATGACTTACATAAAATGATGCCTCCACGACCTCAACTTGACTATGATCATACTCGAATGGTTTATGAGCATCAAAATTTGTCAAGACCTAGTATTATGAACCCTGTTATGGATAGAATGGATGATACTGAGGGATTTTCTGGAAATTCAAGAAAGGGCATTATGATGAATAATCCTACTTTGCAAGGGCAATCTTTAATAGACTACCCTGATTCAAGAAGAGTATCAGAGACATCAAAGCACGGTGCAGAATATTTGGGTTCAGGACGCACACATGTCAATTTAGGAAGGAGAAATCCACAAGATTATGAACTATCCCATTTCAGGGCATCCCAAGATTTTCAGTTCGCACATCCAAAAGAAGATTATGGTTTTGAAAGAGATGTGAATATGAAGTATCAGGACAGGCTGTCTCCTGTATCAAAATATGAGTCAGAAATGCGTGGACATCCTGCTGGAATGCAGATTATGAGAGATAGGATGCTCAAAAGAAACTATGCTACTGAAGAACATATGAGTACACATAATCCTAGAACTATTATGTCTAGTAAGTGGACATCTAGTGAATTCCAAGATTTATATGATAGTGGTGAAGAGTGGAATGATGGAGATGTAGGCAGTTTCTGTACATCTGCATCAGCTGGATTTGATCATGATAGATACAGTAAGGCTAAGAGGGTATTTGTTGGGCGCCGTCAtgatgaatatgaatatgatgATTGGTTGCCATCTCAACACTCTTTTGAAAATGCGCAAAGGCATTCAGTCAGATTCTATAAACAAGGTGATCGATATATCAAGGGTCATCAAAAGTCTGGTCCATTAAGTAGGCATAAGCCGCGCCACACTGATATAAAAAGTGGTGTTCACAAACAGCACCGAGTTTGGAAAAGACATGATAGTTATTTAGAAGATGTCCATGCAAGTGATGGTACTGATGTTGATTTATCAGAAAATGGGCTGAGCTCTGCAGGTCCTGAGCCATCCGAGGACTCTGAGGAGTTTATGCAAATGGTAAATGAAGCCTTTTTAACATTTTCTAAAAAGCTAAATATGAACTCGGCTGTTCGAAGAAGATACAAGGAACAAGGAAAGGCTGGAACTTTGTTCTGCATCGTATGTGGCCGAAG CTTGTCGAAGGAGTTCATGGACACTCAGCGCCTGGTAACACATGCATATATGTCTCACAAAGTTGGGCTGAGGGCACAGCACTTGGGTCTTCTAAAAGCAGTTTGTGTTCTGTTGGGATGGAGTACCATTGTCCCCCCTGACACGGTCACTTGGGTTCCCCAGGTCCTGCCCAAGGCAGAAGCTTTGGCTCAGAAGGAAGATTTGATTCTCTGGCCTCCTGTAATTGTTGTCCACAATATTTCTATGTCCGACAACAATCCTGAATGTTGGAAGGTTGTATCCATGGAGGCGCTCGAGGCTTTTCTAAGAA GTAACGGTTTAATCAAGGGAAGAATCAAGATTTGCCTGGGCAAGCCTGCTGACCAAAGTGTTTTGGTGGTGAAGTTCTTGGGAACGTTTACTGGGCTTGGGGACGCGGAGAGGATTCAGAAGCATTTTGCAGAGCATAAGCGTGGCAGAGTAGATTTTGAGCGAGCAACATCCTCGAATGGCAAAATTGTGGAAGCAGCAATGCAGGGAGACAACCCGGAGGAGCGATTTCTATATGGGTATATGGGCATCGTAGAGGACTTGGATAAAGTGGATTTCCATACCAGGAGCTGGACTGTGATAAAGAGCAAGAAGGAGATTCAGGACCTGGCCAATGCTCCCGTCAAACCTGGTGAGAGGTAG